The Geothrix oryzae DNA window CGAAAGGAATTCAGCCCGGAGGCCCTGGCGGAGATCCAGGCCATCATGGCCAAGTTCCCCGACAAGCTCGCGGCCACGCTGCCCGCCCTGCACATCGCCCAGCGCGAGTTCGGCTTCGTGAGCCTCTCCGCCATGAAGGCCGTGGCCAAGGCCATTGGCATCCCCGAAGGCCATGTCTTCGGCGTGGCCACCTTCTACACGATGTATCAGAAGGCTCCGGTCGGGAAATTCCATTTCTCGGTCTGCACCAACATCAGCTGCGCCCTGCGCGGCGCCGCCCAGCTGCTGGAGAAGGTCTGCGAGAAGACCGGCGTGCAGCCGGGGCAGGGCCCCAGCGCCGACGGGATGTGGAGCGTGGAGGAAGTGGAATGCCTCGCCGGCTGCGGCAGCGGCCCCTGCGTGCAGGTGAACCACGATGTCTACGACGAGTTCGTGGATGAGCAGAAGCTCATCGAGGTCATGGAAGCCTGCAAGCGCGGTGAATACCGCCCTTGGGCGCAGTAGGGGGAAGCAATGGCAGCCATCCGCACCAA harbors:
- a CDS encoding NADH-quinone oxidoreductase subunit NuoE family protein; the encoded protein is MNHPLPPETANEPMAPGLRLPESERKEFSPEALAEIQAIMAKFPDKLAATLPALHIAQREFGFVSLSAMKAVAKAIGIPEGHVFGVATFYTMYQKAPVGKFHFSVCTNISCALRGAAQLLEKVCEKTGVQPGQGPSADGMWSVEEVECLAGCGSGPCVQVNHDVYDEFVDEQKLIEVMEACKRGEYRPWAQ